The region GTATGACGGTTTGCAGATCGTGTGACATGACATCTGCTAGTTTTTAGGAGTTTTAGCTTATGAGCAGtttctttagtttagtataaatagaagATCCCACAAAGGGCTCATGGTGTTCACCTTGTACTAACAAACCACTTGTAAGAAACTTCCCATTCCCAacgcgaggaagcaagagtttttgagagtgctatgtacgtgaatcaccacatttatttcaatgcaacttccttacttttcaattgttcccgttgaacattttatcttaatttcatttacttttgagttatcattttacgttgtcatttacgctgtcgacactgattctattacgataatagagtttaccaaaagcgtgttcgtcgtgtacatcttttgaaggttgtagcgttgtcggtcacgagtcacctataggctATAGCATCGTttaaaccgttcgtgtggaaaaacctGCGCTTGCTCAATACTTTGTTaggagccgttcctcacaaagttatcTCGTCGAATTAGACAAgcctcacttgcactagcacatgtcctaggatcaactggtcgatcctgcaagtaacccttagtcttaaggcctagggaggaccagcgattgtttaccaatttccacagtaaacaaaatggcacgcccagtgggactgtgctagagcagttgcgaaattgcatgaaacttagaagtggcaaactaTATAGTAAGCCAGGAGACACTTTGAAAATGTCAGATACTAACACAGATGAAGTACCACGAGGAACTTTATCCACTACGGAAACAGTAATCTCACAGGTGGCCACTTTGCCACCAATGACAAATGCAGCCCCAACAACGTCGACTACGGGTGCGGTTGGAACATCAATTCCTCTGCCTCCACCGGGGGattcaggatcaacgataacgacgttcagaccttatatgcctcgctttggcaccacaaATCCTCCTTATGGAATGCcgtattccttaatgccaggatatcaGTCGACATCAAGTGCAACACTGTTTTCAGACAACGCCCAAAACACAAATCCCTCCTTGCAAGGATCAGCGCAAGGGGGCAACGTTCGAAATAATACGCAAAACAGAACCATGCCGCTGTCGAACACTTCCATAGCGGTGTTCAGACAACAAATGAATGATATTAACCATGAATTGGTTAACATGTTAACCAACCAAATGGGCATAATTTTTAATCCAGTTATACAAGAATCTGCTGGAAAAAATAGGCAGGTGGTAAATCAACTGACACGCTTGTGTAATTTCCTGGGGGCACTGGCTCGATAGATGGCACAAGTGGTTAGGCAAAATGTTCCTGTTCAGATGGAGATAGGGGCGGAAGAAGATGAGACAGTTCACGAAGGACAAATCCTTAGACCCCTTCAAAATCAAGGTGTTGAATCAGGAGTCGCAGGACGTAACCAAATGGTACTGTTTGACCGACACCAGGATGctgatcaaattgtcgatcaacatcgacaagaagacttagcagtggaaaataatttgacaactattgtcgaaaggattatggctagaaaTGGTATGGGTGCCACGTTGCAAAGGCCACTATACGCCTCCCCGTTGGCTGAATTTATTCTCCAAGCCGAGGCGCCAAGGGGAATGAAGGTGCCTAAGTACACTAAATTTGGGAGAGAATCTGGTGAACCGACAATAGAGCATGTTGCCAGATATCTAACAGAGTCAGGAGATCTAGCTAATAATGAATGTTTAAGAGTAAAAAACTTTCCCTCTTCTCTGactaaggctgccttcacatggtttacTTCTTTGGCCTCAAGTTCAATTGATTCATGGGCcaaattagaaaagaagttccatgaacagttttacgaaggacactccaaaattagtttggcagaattgtctagtatcaagagaaggtttgctgagagcATCGAAGATTATCTGAATCGATTTAGGTCAttaaaggctagatgtttcacgcaagtgccagaacatgagCTTGTTCAGATGGTTGCAGGGgggttagattattccattaggaagaaaatagacccaACCTTTGTGAAAAGTATGTCACAATTGGCCGATAGAGTTCGACATCTCGAACGGCTAAGGTTAGAAAAAGTTAGACACAATAAGTCTAAGAAAGAAAAAGTAGCGTTTGTCGACTACGACGCAACAGACCCAATATATGAGGCTGATTATGCTTCATCGACCGATTTAGAAATCGACATGGCTGAGTTAAAGCCAGGGTCGGCCTACGAGTGTCGATCATTACTTCCTGCGCAAGGAAAAAATCCTGTAAAAAACAATCCAAAATTCCCTGCGAAAACTTACACTTTTGATgtgacaaagtgtgaggaaatttttgacCTGTTGTTCAAAGATGGCCAAATGGTGGTAccacctggtactaaaataccaccgttagaacaaagacagaaaagaggtttttgtaagtatcataactatcttggtcataatacctctaattgttaccttttcagggatctggttCAGAAAGCGATTCAAGAAGGCATGCTGAAGTTTGCTGGCCGCAGAATGAAGATCGACGCTGATCCTCTCCACCAGGAGGAAGCCCTATTTGTGGAGCCAGTCaagatcaacatggtcgagatcaccgAATACGATGAGGCCGACATGCTGAAGCAAACCGGGGAAAGCCCAGATGTTGATATAGCTGAAGTTTacccaagggctgatgaagaCTTGGTAGATTTCCTGTATCGATGTGTATACATGCGTTTTTGACACCATGAGATTAGTATACAAAATGGTTCTTTCGATAAAATGATGGTTCGACATTTCGATAGGATAGTTGCAGATGGAAAAACGTCTTTGACAAACATGGGTGATGCTATAGTATTTAAACAATTCGACAGAGTCTGGAGAGAGACGTCATTTCGATGTAAAGTGTaatttcaaattcaaaagagttatgacgtttggcagaagacgtgtggaagcatctggcgaaaggaagaaagtcaagtgtcacagttttaggatttgttcgttagtagcagttattttgtttgtatataaatagggtagttgttatcagaaaagggtgtgaaaaattacttgtacaaaattcctgcaaatactcaaagtacccgtgtgagagaaaagagtcatatttggaacatgtatgtgtaaacaaacaccaattctttcaaagttttattttataaagtCTAAAGTTCTTTACCAATTTCTCTTTACATCTACTAGTCAATTATCTTTCTGCATTTCGTCTTTCGACACTTTATGTTTCGTCGgttattttctgccatttatcttatcttgtcaaatttacatctatttaaacattttttaatCGACACCTTTCGACATAAAAACTTGATAAGCCAAATGAAAGGTACAAAAGTTGTTCTAGAGATTTACAAAGTTATTtagatttgcacatgtcctaggatttgtgtggttgatcctgcaagtaacccaattcgacaagttttggaaaaccagaggttgttcgccgAAATTCACCGtgaacaaattggcacgcccagtgggatAGTGCATAAATCTAAAACTTAAATAACCTTTCGTCAAGTTGTCTTCTTCGTTGTATGAGATTAAGAAGCGGTAAATTAACCGTATCCAACGTAGAAAGACCTgaaagaacaagagtaaggaaaatggcaaatcagccaaataatccaaatgaagccatcccagtatccaaccctaTCCCTTCGACAGGAGGAAATGTGGGATCAGTCCCTGTATCAGAGGTTGTACCTTCATCAACAAGGTCAATACCGGCGGTTTCAATATCACAAAACGCGCATAATTCATCCATTAGGGCGCAACAAATGCTCATTGGGACACCTCCTCCTGTAGGAAACGCCTCCAGGCCTTTTGTGATAAATTTCACCATGCCTCCGCCTGGTAGGAAGCAACcctttggaatgccaacttcggtaatggcaaatttacacaattcaCCGGTATTATATTCTGAATCTAATGGCaaatcaacaaccactttacgtgccgccgataacaaataattctgcgcaagtaattagacaacaaatggacgagagtaatcatgatatggtccaaatgttgactCAACAAATGGGGGCGGTGTTTAATCCTTtaatacaaaacaccacccagacaaaccaattgttggcagcgcaaatgacgcgcattgctgacttttttggggtccctcaaacccgacacagagaacaagtggttcATAACCCAGTGGTAGCGGTCCAGGAAGAGCCCACGATAAACCAAATACCTTTAGACAACCCTCAAacaaacgtcagaaaccaagaggatgtggtcgaacagcctcgtgtcgaaatccctATTCCACAAGAacctagaaggatagtaatccagagaggccaagaCGCGGATGCTGTGTTGCAACAGCGAATCCGGTATAATAACCCGTCGGTCGAAAACAATTTagcagccatggtcgaaacgataatggcacaaaacGGGGTGAACATGGGATTGAAAAGGCCTAGTTATGCTTCCCCACTGTCagaatatattctgcaagaagaactgccaccaaggtggaaagttCCTAAGTTCACCAAGTTCTCAGGAGACACTAGTGAGTCCACCatagaacatgtggcacgttatctgatcgaagcgggggaaatagcccgtaatgaaaatttgaaataaaatatttccctagttccttgACAAAAAAACGCGTTcacttggtttacatctttgcctgcaaactcagtgtatacgtggacccaattagaaagattgttccatgaacaactttacatgggacaaacaaaaataagtctgaaagaattagccagtgttaagagaaaacactcagaaccaatagatgattatttaaataggttcagattgctaaaggctagatgtttcactccggtgccagaacatgagctagtcgaaatggccgcagggggtctagattattctataagaaagaaactagatacccaatatttgagggatatggcacaattagcagatagggtgagacaggtcgaaaggttaagggatgaaAAATTCAGAGCgaataagaataaaaaagaaagggtggcctacgtaggggttcgccaagaggatgagtacgacgaaaacgaaccaagtaacttcgacgaacaagagattgacttagcagaactaaagcaaggcccaccctattcgtgtaaagtactaactccgtcgaacggaaacccagtcgaaaccaatgataagttccccaaaagaACTTATACattcgacatcaccaaatgtgacgaaattttcgacttgttggttaaagatggccaattaataaaaccaccaggcgctaaagaactgcctatggaacaacagaaaaagagaggtttttgtaaataccataattttctgggccataaaaTGTCTCGctgtttccttttcagggatctcgttcaaaatgctatccgtgatggaaggctgaagtttggtgataaaccaaaacaacagatgaggatCGATTCGAATCCCATGCAGCCAGTCGAAGCCCATTATGCTGAACCATCCATTTTGAACATTGTGGAGGTCGAAATTGCTCCTGATGGCAATCTCGAAATGGTGGAAGCTGTTGAAGAATTCGACACAAATATCAACATGGTggagattgctgatgatctcgcAAACCAGAACGAAGTTGAAGTTACTGAAGGCTTTGACGACCAGAATAAGatggaaactactgaaggtttcgacaaaaaggtgtcgcattacgcgaaaaaccggcgggaaaagaaacagagccgccaccgtgcgttatttatcccaaaggagagaaaggaaacgctcgaagtaaacctagaaaggaatggtctcgcgaccagagatgcaaggatcgggagtcggttatgcgaagggaaggtattagcacccctacgcatccatcgtactcgatgggatccacgctcagaaagaatagaagaaaggttgctaaagactgctcaaaactgcacacacactggaatcaaacacagatgaaagacggaagaaacgggactcggcaggatatcgcatcctgggcctacgtagtctgtcagacacagacatcagagtcgacgtagttcggggggaaagcggaacgtgctcgctaggatgtcgcatcctatgcatacgtatcttctctaaccagagaaagaatcagagcactcgtagctcggctaacgcacgccaaataaaacacaaacaggaaaccgactgccaatggctggacttacgtcagactccacacaaacaggcaaacatggaaaccgaaggccaatcgctggacttacatcagactccgaaccaacaaacacacacaggaaaccaactgccaatcgctggacgTACGTCAtactccaacaagcaaacaagacacaggaaaccaactgccaatcgctggacttacgtcagactccaaacacacacaaagggggttgaaaaagaaaaagggcgcccggagagatctgctcatctcctgcctacgtacctcatctggtatgaggatcagggcgacgtagttccccttaacagggaaagaacttctaacctaaccagagacaagggaaGATAACGAtctactagggagactacgactcgagcctagaagttgtcatgcatacgatccctatgttgaggtatctatcctaacttgcacaggaagcaagctaacctaaacagcacaatcaagcaaatacaagcccaataaagcaagcacatacactatatgcaaacaattggctcataagaggctaggctgtagaaacaagccaactggaatggggtgtttttagctcttaaccctaacattgagagttagggtgaagcagatgaaatgggaagtgagggtaagacctcacagctcttatccctggcctgggagagcttgactcaaatagaaagtgtgggagtccagaatgtaggaactcttctccacagatgactgacacaacaagatcttgggttcttattcaagatgcatcaacacatggtgtgtgagcaaagtgaatgacacaactgaatagcaggggatggattgcacatcccttttatctgtcaattgcctcttaagaggtctttacctgcttggcacaaaattaaacaaacacaagcattgcctcttaaggagggcttcagacaggtgcctgccaaagtaacatgacaggtcttccagactacatgaagattagggattatacctaagtggtatgacaaccacaagcaatgcaaagcaaagttcaaatgaacttaaagcaacttaggtacctgtggaaacagctaaaccaatcagtacaaaattcagacaaacaatcaacagtcaatatcagacagacagacaaatccaatgTGCACAATGAGCAAACACAAGTGAgttgttctcaaagcctacaaaacagAAAATATTAGCCAACAAAAACAAATtatcaagctcaaatgaaggagcaacatctaccatggagatgtatacttgaacctgaaattcacaactcaaatgtaagtaacaaaccactaggtcaaagcctagggtcaaaaggggatcaaaaatccaaaacagaacttcaaattcaacat is a window of Lathyrus oleraceus cultivar Zhongwan6 chromosome 6, CAAS_Psat_ZW6_1.0, whole genome shotgun sequence DNA encoding:
- the LOC127095756 gene encoding uncharacterized protein LOC127095756; protein product: MARNGMGATLQRPLYASPLAEFILQAEAPRGMKVPKYTKFGRESGEPTIEHVARYLTESGDLANNECLRVKNFPSSLTKAAFTWFTSLASSSIDSWAKLEKKSLKARCFTQVPEHELVQMVAGGLDYSIRKKIDPTFVKSMSQLADRVRHLERLRLEKVRHNKSKKEKVAFVDYDATDPIYEADYASSTDLEIDMAELKPGSAYECRSLLPAQGKNPVKNNPKFPAKTYTFDVTKCEEIFDLLFKDGQMVVPPGTKIPPDLVQKAIQEGMLKFAGRRMKIDADPLHQEEALFVEPVKINMVEITEYDEADMLKQTGESPDVDIAEVYPRADEDLVDFLYRCVYMRF